In Fimbriiglobus ruber, a genomic segment contains:
- a CDS encoding acyclic terpene utilization AtuA family protein, with the protein MKTVRVGNGCGFWGDNIDAPARLARDGRLDYLTLEYLAELTMSILGLLKQRDSRVGFATDFLDVLTSLAPILGEQPGLKIVTNAGGMNARACGERARDTLARHGRTDRPVAIVSGDDLMPRLDDLLAAGHTLNHLDTGEPLAAVRGRVVSANAYLGARPIADALARGAAVVVTGRVADASLTLGPLVHEFGWAWDDWRRLAAGTVAGHLIECGAQMTGGLWCNADANTHLEDVGYPIADVGADGTFHVTKPAGTGGAVNIETVAEQLLYEVADPTRYYTPDVVADFTTPRSPSRART; encoded by the coding sequence GCGATAACATCGACGCCCCCGCGCGGCTCGCGCGGGACGGCCGCCTCGACTACCTGACCCTCGAATACCTCGCCGAACTGACCATGTCGATCCTCGGCCTGCTCAAGCAGCGCGATTCGCGGGTCGGCTTCGCCACCGACTTTCTCGACGTGTTGACCAGCCTCGCGCCTATCCTGGGCGAGCAACCTGGGCTCAAGATCGTGACGAACGCCGGGGGCATGAACGCCCGGGCGTGTGGCGAGCGGGCGCGGGATACGCTCGCCCGGCACGGCCGGACCGACCGCCCAGTCGCCATCGTCTCCGGCGACGACCTCATGCCGCGGCTCGACGACCTGCTCGCCGCCGGGCACACGCTCAACCACCTGGACACCGGCGAACCGCTCGCGGCCGTCCGCGGCCGGGTCGTCAGCGCGAACGCGTACCTCGGCGCGCGGCCGATCGCCGACGCCCTCGCCCGCGGTGCGGCAGTCGTCGTCACCGGCCGCGTCGCCGACGCTTCTCTGACGTTAGGCCCACTCGTCCACGAGTTCGGCTGGGCGTGGGACGACTGGCGGCGGCTCGCGGCAGGGACGGTCGCCGGGCACCTCATCGAATGCGGCGCCCAGATGACCGGCGGCCTGTGGTGCAACGCCGACGCGAACACCCACCTCGAAGATGTGGGCTACCCGATCGCAGACGTCGGAGCCGACGGCACGTTTCACGTCACGAAACCGGCCGGCACGGGCGGGGCCGTGAACATCGAGACAGTGGCCGAACAACTCCTCTACGAAGTGGCCGACCCCACCCGGTATTACACGCCGGACGTGGTCGCCGACTTCACGACCCCACGCTCGCCGTCGCGGGCCAGGACGTAG
- a CDS encoding acyclic terpene utilization AtuA family protein, whose product MQNFHGLPATDTYKVSAAYRDGYAAAGTLVIPGPGAAARARQSGQILLDRLTRAGITLEQSHIEVLGAGDSVPGVLPAADPPEVVMRVAVRDPRRAAVERFTKEFAPLVTSGFPGTTGYTTGRPQVREVFAYWPALVAKSAVTPVVEVLG is encoded by the coding sequence GTGCAAAACTTCCACGGGCTGCCGGCCACGGATACGTACAAGGTCTCGGCCGCCTACCGCGACGGGTACGCGGCCGCGGGGACGCTGGTCATCCCCGGTCCGGGGGCCGCGGCCAGAGCCCGGCAGAGCGGCCAGATCCTCCTCGACCGGCTGACGCGGGCCGGGATCACGCTGGAGCAATCGCACATCGAAGTGCTGGGCGCGGGTGACAGCGTGCCGGGTGTCCTGCCTGCGGCCGACCCGCCGGAAGTCGTGATGCGGGTGGCGGTCCGCGACCCACGGCGGGCGGCCGTCGAGCGGTTCACCAAGGAGTTCGCCCCGCTGGTCACGTCCGGCTTCCCCGGCACGACCGGCTACACGACCGGCCGCCCGCAGGTCCGTGAGGTGTTCGCGTACTGGCCGGCCCTCGTCGCGAAGTCGGCGGTGACGCCGGTGGTCGAGGTGCTGGGATGA
- a CDS encoding type II toxin-antitoxin system VapC family toxin gives MKLLLDTHTFLWHADGSPQMSATATALLVDPANELFLSTATLWEIAIKSGLRKLTLSSSYVPFITAAITSYGLTVLPITFEDCAEYEILPFPSANHRDPFDRLIITQAKRNHLNIVGTDAQFDAYGVTRIW, from the coding sequence ATGAAGCTCCTGCTCGACACGCACACATTTTTGTGGCATGCGGACGGGAGCCCACAGATGAGCGCCACGGCCACCGCTCTGCTTGTCGATCCGGCGAACGAATTGTTCCTCAGCACGGCGACCCTTTGGGAAATCGCCATCAAGTCCGGGTTGAGGAAACTCACCCTGTCGAGTTCCTACGTGCCATTTATTACTGCGGCAATCACCAGCTACGGTCTGACTGTCCTGCCGATCACCTTCGAGGATTGTGCTGAGTACGAAATTCTACCGTTTCCCTCAGCAAATCATCGTGATCCGTTCGACCGGCTGATTATCACTCAGGCCAAGCGAAATCACTTGAACATCGTGGGAACCGACGCGCAGTTCGACGCCTACGGCGTCACGCGCATTTGGTAG
- a CDS encoding type II toxin-antitoxin system Phd/YefM family antitoxin, with translation MATVTIEEAQANLPEIIRRMIPGEELVITENQQPVAKLVRVQPTTSKSPRPGPGVCKGMITYMAPDFDAPLEDMKEYME, from the coding sequence ATGGCGACCGTGACCATCGAAGAAGCCCAGGCCAACTTGCCGGAAATCATTCGCCGCATGATCCCAGGCGAAGAACTCGTCATCACAGAGAACCAACAACCCGTGGCGAAGTTGGTGCGTGTGCAACCGACGACAAGCAAATCGCCAAGGCCCGGCCCCGGCGTGTGCAAGGGAATGATTACCTACATGGCCCCAGACTTCGACGCTCCGCTGGAAGATATGAAGGAGTACATGGAATGA